In Coregonus clupeaformis isolate EN_2021a chromosome 15, ASM2061545v1, whole genome shotgun sequence, one genomic interval encodes:
- the LOC121580759 gene encoding calcium uniporter protein, mitochondrial yields MDTLLDKDFQLLINDAVYNVHSPEREASSVSSEHVADVEDMKHMVQLLHMALHLPDHHLLKERRLMERLDGLKQDLSPLEEVKAQLARSAEFHSSRTLWTGVALLSVQGGALAWLTWWVYSWDVMEPVTYFLTYCTSIGVFAYYVLTKQDYVYPDAKDRQFLYYFHKGANKERFNVQKYNDLREELASVEEDLRRLRNPTQLQLPVEQIQRKP; encoded by the exons ATGGACACTCTCCTGGACAAAGACTTCCAGCTCCTCATCAATGATGCTGTATACAACGTTCACTCCCCTGAAAGAG AGgcgtccagtgtgtccagtgagCATGTGGCGGACGTGGAGGACATGAAGCACATGGTGCAGCTGCTCCACATGGCCCTCCACCTGCCTGACCACCACCTGCTGAAGGAGAGACGGCTGATGGAGAGACTGGATGGACTCAAACAGGACCTCTCACCTCTGGAAGAG GTGAAGGCACAGCTAGCGCGCAGTGCAGAGTTCCACTCCTCCAGGACTCTGTGGACAGGTGTGGCCCTGCTGTCTGTGCAGGGTGGGGCCTTGGCCTGGCTCACCTGGTGGGTGTACTCCTGGGACGTCATGGAGCCCGTCACCTACTTCCTCACCTACTGCACCAGCATCGGAGTCTTCGCCTACTATGTCCTCACCAAGCAG GATTATGTCTATCCAGACGCCAAAGACAGGCAGTTCCTGTATTACTTCCACAAGGGTGCCAACAAGGAGCGCTTCAACGTGCAGAAGTACAATGATCTGAGAGAGGAGTTGGCTTCG GTGGAAGAAGATTTGAGACGTCTAAGGAATCCAACCCAACTTCAGCTCCCTGTAGAACAGATCCAGCGCAAGCCATGA
- the LOC121580768 gene encoding caspase-6 isoform X1 — protein MSCPGNEDTKGSVEKDSKTAPRTGPSENLTETDGYFSSSSFSMDPAEEYKMDHKRRGMALIFNQERFFWRLGMPDRNGTNADRYNLVKRFQDLNFEVQAYDNLKVEEVLDKISEAAEDNHADADCFVCVFLSHGESNYVYAYDNKISIQDITALFKGDKCKSLVGKPKIFILQACRGEKHDEPVTPMDVVDSEVKTNEVVVDAGVVYTLPAGADFIMCYSVAEGYYSHRETINGSWYIQDLCGAVCKFGDSLEFTELLTLVNRKVSMRSVGNCNDRTAIGKKQVPCFASMLTKKLYFRPKKQ, from the exons GGAGCGTTGAAAAAGACAGCAAAACAGCACCGAGGACAG GTCCTAGTGAGAACCTTACAGAAACAGATGGGTATTTCTCCAG CAGTTCTTTCTCTATGGACCCTGCGGAGGAGTATAAGATGGACCACAAGCGGCGAGGCATGGCTCTCATTTTCAACCAGGAGCGCTTCTTCTGGCGTCTGGGGATGCCTGACCGCAACGGGACCAATGCTGACCGCTACAACCTGGTCAAAAG ATTTCAGGACTTGAACTTTGAAGTGCAGGCCTATGATAATCTGAAGGTGGAGGAAGTTCTGGATAAAATCAGTGAGG CTGCTGAGGACAACCATGCAGATGCAGACTGCTTCGTGTGCGTCTTTCTGAGCCACGGAGAAAGCAACTATGTCTATGCTTACGACAACAAGATctccatccaggacatcactgccCTGTTCAAAGGAGACAAGTGTAAGAGCCTGGTGGGCAAGCCTAAGATCTTCATACTGCAG GCGTGCCGTGGGGAGAAACATGACGAACCAGTGACCCCCATGGACGTGGTGGACAGCGAAGTAAAGACCAACGAGGTGGTGGTGGACGCTGGGGTGGTCTACACCCTCCCTGCTGGCGCTGACTTCATCATGTGCTACTCTGTGGCTGAAG GTTACTATTCCCACCGCGAGACGATCAATGGCTCCTGGTACATCCAGGACCTGTGTGGGGCCGTCTGCAAGTTCGGGGATTCCCTGGAGTTCACGGAGCTCCTGACCCTGGTCAACAGGAAGGTGTCCATGAGGAGCGTCGGGAATTGTAACGACCGGACCGCCATCGGGAAGAAACAGGTCCCCTGCTTCGCTTCCATGCTCACCAAGAAGCTCTACTTCCGACCCAAGAAGCAGTAA
- the LOC121580768 gene encoding caspase-6 isoform X2: MSCPGNEDTKGSVEKDSKTAPRTGPSENLTETDGYFSSSFSMDPAEEYKMDHKRRGMALIFNQERFFWRLGMPDRNGTNADRYNLVKRFQDLNFEVQAYDNLKVEEVLDKISEAAEDNHADADCFVCVFLSHGESNYVYAYDNKISIQDITALFKGDKCKSLVGKPKIFILQACRGEKHDEPVTPMDVVDSEVKTNEVVVDAGVVYTLPAGADFIMCYSVAEGYYSHRETINGSWYIQDLCGAVCKFGDSLEFTELLTLVNRKVSMRSVGNCNDRTAIGKKQVPCFASMLTKKLYFRPKKQ; encoded by the exons GGAGCGTTGAAAAAGACAGCAAAACAGCACCGAGGACAG GTCCTAGTGAGAACCTTACAGAAACAGATGGGTATTTCTCCAG TTCTTTCTCTATGGACCCTGCGGAGGAGTATAAGATGGACCACAAGCGGCGAGGCATGGCTCTCATTTTCAACCAGGAGCGCTTCTTCTGGCGTCTGGGGATGCCTGACCGCAACGGGACCAATGCTGACCGCTACAACCTGGTCAAAAG ATTTCAGGACTTGAACTTTGAAGTGCAGGCCTATGATAATCTGAAGGTGGAGGAAGTTCTGGATAAAATCAGTGAGG CTGCTGAGGACAACCATGCAGATGCAGACTGCTTCGTGTGCGTCTTTCTGAGCCACGGAGAAAGCAACTATGTCTATGCTTACGACAACAAGATctccatccaggacatcactgccCTGTTCAAAGGAGACAAGTGTAAGAGCCTGGTGGGCAAGCCTAAGATCTTCATACTGCAG GCGTGCCGTGGGGAGAAACATGACGAACCAGTGACCCCCATGGACGTGGTGGACAGCGAAGTAAAGACCAACGAGGTGGTGGTGGACGCTGGGGTGGTCTACACCCTCCCTGCTGGCGCTGACTTCATCATGTGCTACTCTGTGGCTGAAG GTTACTATTCCCACCGCGAGACGATCAATGGCTCCTGGTACATCCAGGACCTGTGTGGGGCCGTCTGCAAGTTCGGGGATTCCCTGGAGTTCACGGAGCTCCTGACCCTGGTCAACAGGAAGGTGTCCATGAGGAGCGTCGGGAATTGTAACGACCGGACCGCCATCGGGAAGAAACAGGTCCCCTGCTTCGCTTCCATGCTCACCAAGAAGCTCTACTTCCGACCCAAGAAGCAGTAA